A stretch of DNA from Thermodesulfobacteriota bacterium:
CTTTGACGCTCCTTACGATTTCACCCGCTTTATCGACGGCCTTTTGGGAATTAACGAAGCCGCTCAGTTGAACCGTGCCCTGGTAAGTTTCGACACTGATCTGAAATGACTTGAGAA
This window harbors:
- a CDS encoding BON domain-containing protein, which codes for LKSFQISVETYQGTVQLSGFVNSQKAVDKAGEIVRSVKGVKSVKNNLIVK